DNA from Mycolicibacterium alvei:
GGGCTGGAACGACGCCACCCACCAGACCGGTCTCCGCGGCCGGGGCGTTCAGGCCTATCTGGCGTTGACACTGGCTTTGGAGGGCATGGTGTTCATGTCCCTGGTGGCGCTGGACATCCTGCTGTTCTACGTGTTCTTCGAAGCCATGCTGATCCCGATGTACTTCTTGATCGGTGGGTATGGAAGGGACCGTGGTGAGTCCTCGAAAGCGGCAGTGAAGTTCCTGCTGTACAACCTGTTCGGCGGACTCATCATGCTGGCCGCGGTGATCGGCCTGTATGTGGTCACCGCGGGTAGCGACGCATTCAGTTCGGGCACTTTTGATTTCCGGGCCATCGTCGCCGCAGTGTCGTCGGGTGAGCTCGTGATCAACCCCGCGGTGGCGAACTTCCTCTTTCTGGGCTTCATGTTCGCTTTCGCCGTCAAGGCGCCCCTGTGGCCGTTTCACCGGTGGCTGCCCGATGCCGCGGTGCAGGCCACCCCGGCCAGCGCGGTGCTGATGATGGCGATCATGGACAAGGTCGGCACCTTCGGCATGCTGCGCTATTGCCTGCCGCTGTTCCCGGACGCCTCAACGTATTTCCGTCCTCTGGTAATCACGCTCGCGGTGATCGGCATCGTCTACGGCGCCGTCCTGGCCATCGGCCAGACCGATGTGATGCGGTTGATCGCCTACACCTCGATATCGCACTTCGGTTTCATCATCCTGGGCATCTTTGCCATGACGAGCCAGGGTCAGTCCGGATCGACGCTGTACATGATCAATCACGGGATCTCCACCGCCGCGTTGTTCCTGATCGCCGGATTCCTGGTGTCGCGGCACGGTTCCCGGTTGATCGACGCCTACGGCGGTGTGCAGAAGGTGGCCCCGGTACTCGCCGGAACGTTCCTGGTCGCTGGGTTGGCAACCTTGTCGCTACCCGGCCTGGCGCCGTTCATCAGTGAATTCCTGGTTCTCCTGGGTACTTTCACCCGCTATCCGGTGGTCGCGGTGTTCGCCGCCACCGCACTGGTGTTGTCGGCGGTGTACATCCTGTGGATGTACCAGCGGATGATGACCGGTCCGGTCCGCGACGGGATCGCCGACGGCGAGCGCCGGGTCAGCGACCTGGTGCCTCGCGAGATCGTCGTGGTGGCCCCCTTGATCGCGCTGCTGCTGGTGCTGGGCATCTATCCCAAACCCGCCCTGGACGTGATCAATCCGGCCGTGCAACACACTCTGACCACCATCGGGCAGACCGATCCCGCGCCCAGTGCACCACCGACCGTCGCCGAGGGGGGCCGCTGATCATGGTGACACCGAGCATCGAGTACAGCCTGCTGTCCCCCATGCTGATCGTGTTCGGGGTGGGGGTCGCCGGTGTCCTGGTCGAGGCATTCCTGCCCCGGACGGCCCGTTACCGGGTGCAGGTTGCCCTCGCGCTGGGCGGGCTGGTCGCCGCAGTGGTGGCGGTCGTCCTGCTGGCCCGGGACCTGCACGGCAGCCCCGGCCGCCCGGCCGTACTGGGCGCGGTGGTGCTCGATGCACCGGCGCTGTTCCTGCAGGGCACCATCGCCGTGGTCGGCATACTGGGCATTCTGCTGATCGCCGAACGACAGCCCCGGTCGGAATCCGCCACCGGTGAAAGGGGTTTGGACGGGTTCGCGCCACAGGCCTCGGTGGCGCCGGGCAGCGTGGCCGAGCAGCTGGCCACCAAGGCCGGAATCATGCAGACCGAGGTCTTTCCGCTGACCATGTTCGCCATCGGCGGCATGCTGCTGTTCGGGGCCGCCGATGACCTGCTGACCATGTTCGTCGCGCTGGAAGTCTTGTCACTGCCCCTGTACCTGCTGTGCGGGCTGGCCCGTCGCCGGCGGTTACTGTCGCAGGAAGCGTCGCTGAAGTACTTTCTGCTGGGGGCATTCTCGTCGGCCTTCTTCGTGTACGGCGCCGCCATGATGTACGGCTATGCCGGCACGCTGGACCTGCGCGGCATCGCCGATGCCGTCACCGCCGGAGCGCCGCATACCCCGTTGGCATTGATCGGAATCGCCCTGCTGCTGGTCGGAGTGCTGTTCAAAGTCGGTGCGGTTCCGTTTCATTCGTGGATCCCCGACGTGTATCAAGGCGCCCCCACCGCGATCACCGCGTTCATGGCCGCGGCCACCAAGATCGCCGCGTTCGGTGCGATGCTGCGGATCTTCTATGTCGCGGTACCAGAGTTGCGCGACGATTGGCGGCCGGTCCTGTGGGCGATAGCGATCCTGACCATGGTGGTCGGCACCCTCACCGCCGTCACCCAGACCGACGTCAAACGCATGCTGGCCTACTCTGCGGTGGCACACTCGGGGTTCATTCTCACCGGAGTCATCGCTGCCAACCAAGCCGGGGTGTCCTCGACTCTGTTCTATCTGTTCGCCTACGGATTCAGCACGCTCGGCGCGTTCGCGGTCGTCGGTCTGGTGCGCAATGCCGCCGGCGAGGAGGCCACCGCGATGGCCCAATGGGCCGGGCTGGGTCGGCGCTATCCGATTGTCGGCGTGGTGTTTTCACTGTTCCTGCTGGCATTCGCCGGGATTCCGCTGACCAGCGGATTCGTCGGTAAGTTCGCGGTGTTCAAGGCGGCTGCCGAAGGCGGTGCGATCCCGCTGGTCATCGTCGGCGTCGTCGCCAGCGCCGTGGCGGCCTACTTCTACGTGCGGGTGATCGTGCTGATGTTCTTCACCGACCCGCCCGAGGACGCACCGGAGGTGGTCGTTCCGAGCGGACTCACCACCGCCGTCGTCGCCTTCACTGCGGTCATCACGTTCGTGCTCGGCGCGCTGCCGCAGCCGGTGCTGGATCTGGCCGACAACGCCGACACCTTCCTGCGCTGAGTTCCCCGCGAACCTCGGGCTACATTCGACCCCATGACAACCGTCCTGACCGCTGACCACGGCGCCGTGCGCGTGCTCACCCTGCATCGTCCGCAGTCGCGGAATGCCCTGGGACGTGAGCTGATCGAGGAGCTCTTCGGCGCCCTCGAGGACGCCGATACCGATCAGGACGTGCGGGCCATCGTGCTCACCGGAACCGACCCGGCGTTCTGCGCCGGCGTCGACCTCAAAGAAGCCCAGACGCTCGGTATGGAGTATTTCGAGGAGTTCCGGTCGCACAACTGCATCACCAAGACCGGCGAGCTGCGTACCCCGATCCTCGGGGCGATCAATGGAGCCACGTTCACCGGCGGACTGGAGTTGGCCCTGGGCTGCGACTTCCTGATCGCCTCCGACCGCGCGGTGTTCGCCGACACGCACGCCCGGGTCGGGATCCTGCCCGGGGGCGGGATGACAGCGCGGCTGCCCCACGTGGTCGGTGCTGCGATGGCGCGCCGGCTGTCGATGACCGGTGAGGTCGTCGATGCCCTCCGCGCCGAACGCCTGGGCCTGGTCACCGAAGTGGTGCCCCACGGGCGACTCCTGGACCGCGCACTGGAGCTCGCGGGCCAGATCGCCGAGGTGCCCGGCCCGATCATGACCGGGCTCAAGGAGATCTATGTCCGCGGCACGGCCCCACTGATCTCACCCGCGCTATCGGCGGAGCAGGACATCGCCGGCACGCAGGCGCGTGATTTCGACGGTCTGGGTGACCGGTATCAGACGGTAGCCCAACGGAATCGCGGCCAGATCGACCCCACCGTCAGGCCGACCCGGGAGGGTCGTCGGTAGTCACCGACCCATGCACCAAGATCGCCGCCGTCTGCGTCACCCAATTGTCGTCGAGTTCACGCTCGGGCCACAGCAGCATCCGCAGCAGGGTCGATCCGCCGATGAGCTCC
Protein-coding regions in this window:
- the nuoN gene encoding NADH-quinone oxidoreductase subunit NuoN produces the protein MVTPSIEYSLLSPMLIVFGVGVAGVLVEAFLPRTARYRVQVALALGGLVAAVVAVVLLARDLHGSPGRPAVLGAVVLDAPALFLQGTIAVVGILGILLIAERQPRSESATGERGLDGFAPQASVAPGSVAEQLATKAGIMQTEVFPLTMFAIGGMLLFGAADDLLTMFVALEVLSLPLYLLCGLARRRRLLSQEASLKYFLLGAFSSAFFVYGAAMMYGYAGTLDLRGIADAVTAGAPHTPLALIGIALLLVGVLFKVGAVPFHSWIPDVYQGAPTAITAFMAAATKIAAFGAMLRIFYVAVPELRDDWRPVLWAIAILTMVVGTLTAVTQTDVKRMLAYSAVAHSGFILTGVIAANQAGVSSTLFYLFAYGFSTLGAFAVVGLVRNAAGEEATAMAQWAGLGRRYPIVGVVFSLFLLAFAGIPLTSGFVGKFAVFKAAAEGGAIPLVIVGVVASAVAAYFYVRVIVLMFFTDPPEDAPEVVVPSGLTTAVVAFTAVITFVLGALPQPVLDLADNADTFLR
- a CDS encoding enoyl-CoA hydratase, whose protein sequence is MTTVLTADHGAVRVLTLHRPQSRNALGRELIEELFGALEDADTDQDVRAIVLTGTDPAFCAGVDLKEAQTLGMEYFEEFRSHNCITKTGELRTPILGAINGATFTGGLELALGCDFLIASDRAVFADTHARVGILPGGGMTARLPHVVGAAMARRLSMTGEVVDALRAERLGLVTEVVPHGRLLDRALELAGQIAEVPGPIMTGLKEIYVRGTAPLISPALSAEQDIAGTQARDFDGLGDRYQTVAQRNRGQIDPTVRPTREGRR
- a CDS encoding NADH-quinone oxidoreductase subunit M, producing MVSTFPWLTVLWAIPTVGAAVVMLLPAGQRTLAKWLALTISLAALGLTAVIAVGFDPAGEQYQFVESHPWIPSFGTGYILGVDGIALALVVLTAVLLPLLILAGWNDATHQTGLRGRGVQAYLALTLALEGMVFMSLVALDILLFYVFFEAMLIPMYFLIGGYGRDRGESSKAAVKFLLYNLFGGLIMLAAVIGLYVVTAGSDAFSSGTFDFRAIVAAVSSGELVINPAVANFLFLGFMFAFAVKAPLWPFHRWLPDAAVQATPASAVLMMAIMDKVGTFGMLRYCLPLFPDASTYFRPLVITLAVIGIVYGAVLAIGQTDVMRLIAYTSISHFGFIILGIFAMTSQGQSGSTLYMINHGISTAALFLIAGFLVSRHGSRLIDAYGGVQKVAPVLAGTFLVAGLATLSLPGLAPFISEFLVLLGTFTRYPVVAVFAATALVLSAVYILWMYQRMMTGPVRDGIADGERRVSDLVPREIVVVAPLIALLLVLGIYPKPALDVINPAVQHTLTTIGQTDPAPSAPPTVAEGGR